One window of the Paraburkholderia sp. PGU19 genome contains the following:
- a CDS encoding CNP1-like family protein, producing MKVFAFAAACVAAGVLLAGCSSTKNSTPTDASKSDGPKSDFQYLFDRPSTWTEKKVDTLPAMPQPGDLLPFNVSQNTPLQFALDAKSLTVDSDGVIRYTVVVTSPSGARNVNYEGIRCEDYSWKLYAGLNADHDGWDRTVENDWSRIENGDLNAYHAALYQDYFCTSKLPVGKADAILNNIRYKRVNSTLIRGG from the coding sequence TTGAAAGTATTTGCTTTCGCCGCGGCGTGTGTCGCCGCGGGCGTTCTGCTGGCTGGCTGTTCGAGCACCAAGAATTCCACGCCGACTGACGCTTCCAAGTCCGATGGACCCAAGAGCGACTTTCAGTATCTGTTCGACCGGCCGTCGACGTGGACCGAAAAGAAAGTCGATACGCTCCCGGCCATGCCGCAGCCTGGCGATCTGCTGCCGTTCAACGTTTCGCAGAACACACCGCTGCAGTTCGCGCTCGATGCAAAATCGCTGACGGTCGACAGCGACGGCGTGATTCGCTACACGGTGGTGGTCACGAGCCCGAGTGGCGCGCGCAACGTGAACTACGAAGGGATTCGCTGCGAGGACTACTCGTGGAAGCTATATGCGGGACTCAACGCCGATCACGACGGCTGGGACCGTACGGTCGAAAACGACTGGTCGCGGATCGAAAACGGCGATCTGAACGCGTATCACGCGGCGCTTTATCAGGATTACTTCTGCACGAGCAAGCTGCCCGTCGGCAAGGCGGACGCGATTCTGAACAATATCAGGTACAAGCGCGTGAACAGCACGTTGATTCGCGGAGGCTGA
- the proB gene encoding glutamate 5-kinase, with protein MRSVIADSRRLVVKVGSSLVTNDGRGLDHAAIGRWAAQIAALREQGKEVVLVSSGAIAEGMQRLGWTRRPREIDELQAAAAVGQMGLAQVYESRFAEHSIRTAQILLTHADLADRERYLNARSTLLTLLRLGVVPIINENDTVVTDEIKFGDNDTLGALVANLIEGDALIILTDQQGLFTADPRKDPSATLVQQADAGLPELEAMAGGAGSSIGRGGMLTKILAAKRAAHSGANTVIASGREADVLARLASGEAIGTQLIARTARMAARKQWMADHLQVRGHVVIDDGAVEKLTEGGKSLLPIGVVGVQGAFARGEVIACLSPSGREVARGLTNYSSAETKLIQRRPSGEIESVLGYMLEPELIHRDNLVLI; from the coding sequence ATGCGTTCCGTTATCGCAGATTCCAGGCGATTGGTGGTGAAAGTCGGTTCGAGCCTCGTCACGAACGACGGGCGCGGGCTCGATCACGCGGCGATTGGCCGCTGGGCCGCGCAGATTGCCGCGCTGCGCGAGCAGGGCAAGGAGGTCGTGCTCGTCAGTTCGGGTGCAATCGCCGAGGGCATGCAGCGCCTTGGCTGGACCAGGCGTCCGCGTGAAATCGACGAACTGCAGGCAGCCGCGGCCGTTGGTCAGATGGGGCTGGCGCAGGTCTATGAAAGCCGATTCGCCGAGCATTCCATTCGCACCGCGCAAATCCTGCTGACGCACGCGGACCTGGCCGATCGCGAACGCTATCTGAACGCGCGCTCCACGCTGCTGACGTTGCTGCGCCTGGGCGTGGTGCCGATCATCAATGAAAACGACACCGTCGTCACCGACGAAATCAAGTTCGGTGACAACGATACGCTCGGTGCGCTGGTCGCAAATCTGATCGAAGGCGATGCGCTGATCATCCTGACCGACCAGCAAGGTCTCTTCACCGCGGACCCGCGCAAGGATCCGAGCGCGACGCTCGTCCAGCAGGCCGATGCCGGTTTGCCTGAACTCGAGGCCATGGCGGGCGGCGCGGGTTCGAGCATCGGCCGTGGCGGCATGTTGACGAAAATTCTCGCAGCGAAGCGCGCGGCTCATAGCGGCGCGAACACGGTGATCGCAAGCGGCCGTGAGGCGGATGTGCTCGCCCGCCTCGCATCGGGCGAGGCGATCGGTACGCAGTTGATCGCGCGCACAGCTCGCATGGCCGCGCGCAAGCAGTGGATGGCGGACCATCTTCAGGTGCGCGGGCATGTGGTGATCGACGACGGCGCCGTCGAAAAGCTCACGGAAGGCGGCAAGAGTCTGCTGCCGATCGGCGTGGTCGGTGTGCAGGGCGCGTTCGCGCGCGGCGAGGTGATCGCGTGTCTGAGCCCGTCGGGGCGCGAAGTCGCGCGCGGGCTGACGAACTACAGCAGCGCGGAGACGAAGCTGATCCAGCGTCGTCCGAGCGGCGAGATCGAATCGGTGTTGGGTTACATGCTCGAGCCCGAACTCATCCATCGGGACAATCTGGTGCTCATCTAG
- the cgtA gene encoding Obg family GTPase CgtA has protein sequence MKFIDEARIEVIAGDGGDGSASMRREKFVPFGGPDGGDGGRGGSVFAVADRNINTLIDYRYAKKHQARNGENGRGSDCYGKGGDDITLRMPVGTIITDMDTGELIADLTEHNQTVQIAQGGSGGLGNLHFKSSTNRAPRQKTEGKPGERRMVRLELKVLADVGLLGMPNAGKSTFISSVSNAKPKIADYPFTTLAPNLGVVRVGPSRSFVIADIPGLIEGAAEGAGLGHQFLRHLQRTGLLLHIVDLAPFDEAVDPVAEARAIVNELRKYDEELFGKPRWLVLNKLDMVPEDEREIRVAKFLKDFEWDGPVFEISALTGQGCENLCYAVYDYISEHSDAHREAEAEDLAADVRFREGQAGGAAGTPVEPQE, from the coding sequence ATGAAGTTCATTGACGAAGCGAGGATTGAAGTCATCGCCGGCGACGGAGGAGATGGCAGCGCGTCGATGCGCCGCGAGAAATTCGTCCCGTTCGGCGGTCCGGACGGTGGCGACGGCGGCCGCGGCGGCAGCGTCTTTGCAGTCGCAGACCGCAACATCAACACGCTGATCGACTACCGGTACGCGAAAAAGCATCAGGCGCGCAACGGCGAAAACGGCCGTGGCTCGGATTGCTACGGCAAGGGCGGCGACGACATTACGTTGCGCATGCCCGTCGGCACGATCATTACGGATATGGATACGGGCGAGCTGATCGCCGACCTTACCGAGCACAACCAGACTGTGCAGATCGCGCAGGGCGGCTCGGGCGGTCTCGGCAACCTGCACTTCAAGTCCAGTACGAATCGCGCGCCGCGCCAGAAGACAGAAGGCAAGCCGGGCGAGCGCCGCATGGTGCGCCTCGAATTGAAGGTGCTGGCCGACGTCGGTTTGCTGGGCATGCCCAACGCGGGCAAGTCGACGTTTATCTCGTCGGTGTCGAACGCGAAGCCGAAAATCGCCGATTATCCGTTCACGACGCTCGCGCCGAATCTCGGCGTCGTGCGCGTCGGGCCGAGCCGCAGCTTCGTGATCGCCGACATTCCCGGACTGATCGAAGGCGCTGCGGAGGGCGCAGGCCTCGGTCATCAGTTCCTGCGGCACTTGCAGCGCACGGGGCTGCTGCTGCATATCGTCGATCTCGCGCCGTTCGACGAAGCTGTCGATCCCGTCGCGGAAGCGAGGGCTATCGTCAACGAGCTGCGCAAGTACGACGAAGAGCTGTTCGGCAAGCCTCGCTGGCTCGTGCTGAACAAGCTCGACATGGTTCCTGAAGACGAGCGCGAAATACGCGTGGCCAAATTCCTGAAGGACTTCGAATGGGATGGCCCGGTCTTCGAAATCTCGGCGCTCACGGGCCAAGGCTGCGAAAACCTCTGCTACGCGGTGTACGACTACATCTCCGAGCATTCGGATGCGCACCGCGAGGCGGAAGCCGAAGATCTGGCCGCTGACGTGCGCTTCCGCGAGGGGCAAGCGGGCGGTGCCGCGGGAACACCCGTCGAGCCGCAGGAGTAA
- the rpmA gene encoding 50S ribosomal protein L27: MAHKKAGGSSRNGRDSESKRLGVKVYGGQAILAGGIIVRQRGTRMHPGENVGIGKDHTLFALTDGHVKFTTKGAGKKHLVNVVPAAV, translated from the coding sequence ATGGCACACAAAAAGGCAGGCGGATCGTCCCGGAACGGCCGCGACTCCGAGTCGAAACGACTTGGCGTGAAAGTGTACGGCGGTCAGGCGATCCTGGCTGGCGGCATCATCGTGCGTCAACGCGGCACGCGTATGCACCCGGGTGAAAACGTCGGCATCGGCAAGGACCACACCTTGTTCGCGCTGACGGACGGCCACGTCAAGTTCACGACGAAGGGCGCCGGCAAGAAGCATCTGGTCAACGTCGTCCCGGCTGCTGTCTGA
- the rplU gene encoding 50S ribosomal protein L21: MYAVIKTGGKQYKVAVGEKLKVEQIPADIDAEITLDQVLAVGEGESIKFGTPLVSGASVKATVVSQGRHKKVTIFKMRRRKHYQKHGGHRQNYTELRIDAINA, from the coding sequence ATGTACGCGGTCATAAAAACCGGCGGCAAGCAGTATAAAGTTGCTGTCGGCGAAAAACTTAAAGTAGAACAGATACCGGCAGACATTGACGCTGAAATCACGCTCGACCAGGTTCTCGCAGTGGGCGAAGGCGAATCGATTAAGTTCGGTACGCCGCTGGTCAGTGGGGCTTCCGTCAAAGCTACCGTCGTGTCTCAAGGTCGTCACAAGAAAGTGACCATCTTCAAGATGCGCCGCCGGAAGCACTACCAGAAGCATGGCGGCCACCGCCAGAACTACACCGAACTGCGCATCGACGCGATCAACGCGTAA
- a CDS encoding polyprenyl synthetase family protein, translating to MSSTATPTPNAANLLAPIAEDMQQVNRVIRHRLASEVMLINQISEYIISAGGKRLRPALLLLVAGALGDRTGYRHELAAVVEFIHTATLLHDDVVDESDLRRGRQTANALFGNAASVLVGDFLYSRSFQMMVGVGKMRVMEILSEATNIISEGEVLQLLNMHDADVDEARYMQVIRYKTAKLFEAAAQLGAVLAGADATIEAAAAEFGRRIGTAFQIMDDWLDYTGTPESMGKNAGDDLREGKPTLPLIYLIERGTPEQAALAREAIEQGGTDRFDEIFEAITRSGALDHTLECAKQEAQAAAAAISSFPDSIYKESLLELCSYSTTRQS from the coding sequence ATGTCGTCAACCGCCACCCCCACCCCCAACGCAGCAAATCTGCTCGCTCCGATCGCCGAAGACATGCAGCAGGTGAATCGCGTCATCCGGCACCGTCTGGCGTCCGAGGTGATGCTGATCAACCAGATCTCCGAGTACATCATCAGTGCCGGAGGCAAGCGCCTGCGGCCCGCGCTGCTGTTGCTCGTGGCAGGCGCGCTCGGCGACAGGACGGGGTATCGGCACGAACTGGCGGCCGTCGTCGAGTTCATTCATACGGCCACGCTGCTGCACGACGACGTCGTCGACGAATCCGATCTACGCCGTGGCCGTCAGACGGCGAATGCGCTGTTCGGCAACGCGGCGAGCGTGCTGGTCGGCGACTTTCTGTATTCCCGCTCGTTCCAGATGATGGTCGGCGTGGGCAAGATGCGCGTGATGGAGATTCTTTCGGAAGCGACCAACATCATTTCCGAAGGCGAAGTGCTGCAGTTGTTGAACATGCACGACGCCGACGTCGACGAAGCGCGCTATATGCAGGTGATCCGCTACAAGACAGCGAAGCTGTTCGAGGCGGCGGCCCAGTTGGGCGCCGTGCTGGCGGGCGCAGACGCGACCATTGAAGCGGCTGCAGCGGAATTCGGCCGGCGTATCGGCACGGCATTCCAGATCATGGACGACTGGCTCGACTACACGGGCACGCCGGAATCGATGGGCAAGAACGCTGGCGACGACCTGCGTGAAGGCAAGCCGACGCTGCCGCTCATCTATCTGATCGAACGCGGCACGCCCGAGCAGGCGGCGCTTGCGCGCGAGGCAATCGAGCAAGGCGGCACGGATCGCTTCGACGAAATTTTCGAGGCCATCACACGTTCCGGCGCGCTGGATCACACACTCGAATGCGCGAAGCAGGAAGCGCAGGCCGCAGCCGCAGCAATTTCTTCGTTTCCCGATTCCATTTACAAAGAAAGCCTGCTAGAATTATGTTCTTACTCGACGACGAGGCAGTCTTAA
- a CDS encoding HlyC/CorC family transporter, with amino-acid sequence MEQLPLWAQIGAVVLLLICSSFFSITETAMMAINRHRLKHLATKGALGAKTTQGLLARTDELLSAVLIGNNLFNTIIPVLTTSIALHTFGSNNVVLSIATGIVAFLIIVFAEITPKIVGATFPEKIALPASLLIAPLMRVSKPLIWFVNLFANAILRVLHINTKGAHDQRLSTEELRTIVLESGSFMPTKHRSILLNLFDLENITVDDVMIPRRRIEALDFDAPFEQIMHQLETCYHNKLIVYQGDFDRVLGVLHVRKTLSALHNQELERDTLRELLAEPYFVPTGTPVFQQLQFFQESRHRTALVVDEYGELQGLVTPEDIIEELIGEFTTSVPRSASSRGGWNEEGECIVAGSMPLRELNRWLQLKLPTDGPKTLNGLILEVLEEIPEGDVCVKINDIKIEVLRSDDQAIRTVKVFRPGPAPGSKIKRLVGR; translated from the coding sequence GTGGAACAACTTCCCTTATGGGCGCAAATTGGCGCCGTCGTCCTGCTTCTCATTTGCTCCAGCTTCTTCTCCATTACCGAGACAGCGATGATGGCGATCAACCGCCATCGCCTGAAACATCTCGCGACCAAGGGCGCGCTCGGCGCGAAGACCACCCAAGGCCTGCTCGCGCGCACCGATGAACTGCTGAGCGCCGTCCTCATCGGCAACAACCTGTTCAACACGATCATCCCCGTGCTGACAACGTCGATCGCGTTGCACACATTCGGCAGCAATAACGTCGTGCTGTCGATTGCGACGGGTATCGTCGCGTTTCTCATCATCGTGTTCGCCGAAATCACGCCGAAGATCGTGGGCGCGACGTTCCCGGAAAAGATCGCGCTTCCCGCCAGCCTGCTGATCGCGCCGCTCATGCGCGTGTCGAAGCCGCTGATCTGGTTCGTGAATCTGTTCGCGAACGCCATCCTGCGCGTGCTGCATATCAATACCAAGGGCGCGCACGACCAGCGGCTGTCGACGGAAGAACTGCGCACCATCGTGCTCGAGTCCGGCAGTTTCATGCCGACCAAGCACCGCAGCATTCTGCTGAACCTTTTCGACCTCGAAAACATCACAGTCGACGACGTGATGATCCCGCGCCGCCGCATCGAAGCCCTCGACTTCGACGCACCATTCGAGCAGATCATGCATCAGCTCGAAACCTGCTATCACAACAAGCTGATCGTCTATCAGGGCGATTTCGACCGCGTGCTCGGCGTGCTCCACGTGCGCAAGACGCTGTCCGCGCTGCACAACCAGGAGCTGGAACGCGACACGCTGCGCGAACTGCTCGCGGAGCCGTACTTCGTGCCAACGGGCACGCCCGTTTTCCAGCAACTCCAGTTCTTCCAGGAAAGCCGTCATCGCACTGCACTCGTCGTCGATGAGTACGGCGAATTGCAGGGACTCGTGACACCCGAGGACATCATCGAGGAACTGATCGGCGAATTCACGACGTCCGTGCCGCGTAGCGCCAGTTCGCGCGGCGGCTGGAACGAGGAAGGTGAATGCATCGTCGCGGGCAGCATGCCGCTGCGCGAGTTGAACCGCTGGCTGCAACTGAAGCTGCCGACGGACGGCCCGAAAACGCTGAACGGATTGATCCTGGAAGTTCTCGAAGAAATTCCCGAAGGCGATGTCTGCGTAAAGATCAACGACATCAAAATCGAAGTTCTGCGCAGCGACGATCAGGCAATCAGAACAGTTAAGGTTTTTCGCCCCGGTCCCGCGCCGGGGTCGAAGATCAAGCGGCTTGTCGGCCGCTGA